In Pleuronectes platessa chromosome 4, fPlePla1.1, whole genome shotgun sequence, the following proteins share a genomic window:
- the mccc2 gene encoding methylcrotonoyl-CoA carboxylase beta chain, mitochondrial, with product MLLQTARPWLLRCRTLPRSPSRPYYAEKVARLGSEPDKHSSVYQENYERMQVLVDELKSRTEKIKLGGGEKARRLHMSRGKLLPRERVDRLLDPGTPFLEFSQFAANELYGKEEVPAGGIITGIGRVSGVECVIVANDATVKGGTYYPITVKKHLRAQEIAQQNHLPCIYLVDSGGANLPRQADVFPDRDHFGRIFYNQARLSSEGIAQIAVVMGSCTAGGAYVPAMADESIIVKKQGTIFLGGPPLVKAATGEEVSAEDLGGADLHCKKSGVTDHYALDDNHALHLARKAVRNLNYRKNIEVTTEPVEAPLYPADELYGIVGANLKRNFDVREVIARVVDGSKFDEFKAFYGDTLVTGFSRIFGYPVGIIGNNGVLFSESAKKGTHFIELCCQRNIPLIFLQNITGFMVGREYEAGGIAKDGAKMVTAVACANVPKITVIVGGSYGAGNYGMCGRAYSPRFLFMWPNSRISVMGGEQAATVLATITKDQRAREGKEFTAEQEAAMKEPIVRRFEAEGSPYFSSARLWDDGIIDPADTRLVLGLSLSAALNAPTKKTRFGVFRM from the exons ATGCTTCTCCAGACGGCCCGACCGTGGCTGCTCCGCTGCAGGACTCTACCTCGGTCCCCGTCCAGGCCCTACTATGCGGAGAAAGTGGCTCGACTCGGTTCCGAGCCGGATAAACACTCCTCTGTTTACCAG GAGAATTATGAACGAATGCAGGTTCTTGTCGACGAGCTGAAAAGCCGGACAGAGAAGATTAAATTGG gCGGAGGAGAAAAAGCCAGAAGGCTTCACATGTCTCGTGGGAAACTTCTGCCCAGAGAGCGTGTAGACAGACTCCTGGATCCAGG GACCCCCTTCTTGGAATTCTCTCAGTTTGCAGCAAATGAGCTCTACGGAAAAGAGGAAGTCCCAGCAGGCGGTATAATTACCGGGATTGGACGCGTGTCGGG gGTGGAATGTGTTATTGTTGCAAATGATGCCACAGTTAAAGGAGGAACGTATTATCCAATCACCGTGAAGAAGCATCTCCGTGCACAAGAAATAGCTCAACAGAACCACCTGCCATGCATCTACTTAG TGGATTCCGGAGGAGCCAACCTGCCCAGACAGGCCGACGTCTTTCCCGACAGAGACCATTTTGGACGCATCTTCTACAACCAGGCCAGGCTGTCTTCAGAGGGAATAGCACAG ATTGCTGTTGTGATGGGCTCCTGCACGGCTGGAGGAGCTTACGTACCAGCGATGGCAGATGAAAGCATCATTGTGAAGAAGCAAGGAACAATCTTCCTCGGAGGACCTCCACTG GTCAAAGCTGCCACTGGAGAAGAAGTTTCTGCCGAGGACCTTGGCGGCGCCGATCTTCACTGCAA GAAATCCGGTGTGACCGATCACTACGCTTTGGACGATAATCACGCGCTTCATTTGGCACGGAAGGCGGTGCGGAACCTCAACTACAGGAAAAATATCGAG GTCACCACAGAACCCGTTGAGGCTCCTCTGTACCCGGCAGATGAGCTCTATGGTATCGTTGGAGCTAACTTGAAACGCAACTTTGATGTCAGAGAG GTCATTGCCAGAGTTGTAGACGGCAGCAAATTTGATGAGTTCAAGGCTTTCTATGGAGACACACTTGTTACAG GATTTTCAAGAATATTTGGTTACCCGGTCGGGATCATCGGCAACAACGGAGTCTTGTTTTCAGAATCTGCAAAAAAG ggGACGCATTTCATCGAGTTGTGTTGCCAACGAAACATTCCACTCATTTTTCTACAAAACATAACAG GGTTCATGGTGGGTAGAGAGTATGAAGCAGGAGGCATCGCCAAGGATGGAGCCAAGATGGTGACCGCAGTCGCCTGCGCCAATGTACCCAAGATCACCGTTATCGTCGGAGGATCCTACGGTGCAGGAAACTACGGCATGTGTGGCCGAGCCTACAG CCCTCGCTTCCTGTTCATGTGGCCCAACTCTCGTATCTCGGTGATGGGCGGTGAGCAGGCGGCCACCGTCCTCGCCACCATCACGAAGGATCAGAGGGCGCGCGAGGGAAAGGAG TTCACCGCCGAGCAAGAGGCCGCCATGAAGGAGCCGATCGTGCGGCGGTTCGAAGCCGAGGGCAGCCCGTACTTCTCCAGTGCCAG ACTGTGGGATGACGGGATTATTGATCCAGCAGACACCCGTCTGGTGTTGGGTCTGAGTCTCAGCGCGGCGCTGAACGCACCAACGAAGAAGACGCGTTTCGGAGTGTTCAGGATGTAG